GCGCTCCCCCGTCCCCTACGTCGAGATCCAGGCCATCTCCACCGAGGCGAACCGCTACCGCTGCTACACCTTCCCCTTCCTCCACGCCGCCGCCTGGGCCGTCACCCTGGGAGGAATCGCCCTGTTTGCGCTGTTGGTGGGGGGGTGGTGGTAGGAGTTCCGCTCCCTCGCCGGAACTTTGCCGCGGCGCCCGAAATCTCCGGTCCTCAGCCTGCCCCGGGGGAGGGTCCGGGAGCGCTACGCGGAGTGGGGCGGGTGGGTGGTATAGGCGTGCAGGGCAGAGAAGTGGAGCGAAGGATCCGCCCTGGGCCGATGCGCTTTGCAGCGGCTGGTTCCCGCGGCGGCTTGGCCAGCCGGTTCAGGCCGGTGTCGTTTCAAACGAAAGACGAAGCAGATCGGGATGGGGCGCCGTGAAGTTGAGTTTCTCGAAACCGATCACTTTGCCCGCGCCATCCTTCATCAGGATAACCTCGTCGCCGGTTTCCTCCGAGACGTGCTCCTGGCTCGGATCGGCGAACCAGACGGTGAGCGTGTTGCCCGCCTTGTCGTAAAATACCTTCACTTCGGCCATATCTTGATCCCTTCCTTGATTGCGTCCGTGGGGTATGCGGTGATCAGAAACCCTTCCCCATCCGACCGTTTTGTCACTGCACAGACCCACCGTTTCAAGGCTTCGGCTTTATAAAACAACAAAACGGAACCGTCGGTTTTGCTCCGCCGCACTTCGTCAGGACTTTCAAGCGCCGACTTGACGGCCGATTCGCGCCCTTTCATTGCCGGATGCTTCTCGTTCACGATCAAATCCCAGCGCATTCGGTCGACTCTCTGGCGCTTCAGGGCTCTCACAGCTGAGTATCTGGCTACTGCTGGCGCTCAACGGCTTGGCATTAGCGGGAGGCGCGCAGCACCGTCATCTCAACGGCCTCGCTAGACGCGGCGATAACTAACCACGATTCAGTCGGAGAATGGGATCCCAATTGTTGAGCCAAGGCGTGAAATCCCTCTTCCGGTTGATGTACTCACCGTGGGCCAGAAGAAGCTGATCGGTCTTCCGCATGCCTCGAGTCTCCCAGCAGCGCCGACCCTCGGTGACCCACAGGTAGGTGTGGACCTTTTTGTCACGTCCGTGGATTGATGCAAGCCGTTTCGCCAG
This genomic interval from Candidatus Tectomicrobia bacterium contains the following:
- a CDS encoding DUF2283 domain-containing protein is translated as MAEVKVFYDKAGNTLTVWFADPSQEHVSEETGDEVILMKDGAGKVIGFEKLNFTAPHPDLLRLSFETTPA